A single window of Syntrophus aciditrophicus SB DNA harbors:
- a CDS encoding enolase C-terminal domain-like protein yields MKIIRTDIYRFSIPMTAPVNVGGRVLHDREGLLLALTDGEGRCAYGEIAPLPGFDSVTLERCLRDIPPVRRTLNDAPLDYERFQIADPLLGVIDVPVSSWSAHTLFGVESALMGLYLQCGRKRRPASGGLLMEEPLRIPVNALFIPEAAAGRLDMQIRKLKDSGAATVKIKIGRLPAEEEIRQIRRLAGGMGPGIALRLDGNRNLTPAVYRNYFEALRELPVEYVEEPLPEEEMGRAGDVPWPLALDESLGRVLDQEEPRLSGLAPAVRAIILKPGRLMGLHAFARLVREAEKTGIRTILSSAFNTGVTLAVLGVFASLAGLRSETAHGLDTLRYLSADILLPSPEISRGKLEIPGRLLFGGASMNENCIREKVR; encoded by the coding sequence ATGAAGATCATCCGCACTGATATCTATCGATTTTCTATTCCCATGACCGCACCGGTCAATGTCGGCGGGAGAGTTCTGCATGACCGGGAAGGGCTGCTTCTCGCTCTGACCGATGGCGAAGGCCGGTGTGCTTACGGAGAGATCGCGCCTCTGCCCGGATTCGATTCCGTGACGCTCGAACGATGCCTTCGGGACATCCCGCCGGTGCGGAGGACCCTGAATGACGCGCCCCTTGATTATGAACGGTTTCAGATTGCGGACCCTCTGCTGGGCGTTATCGACGTTCCGGTGTCGTCGTGGTCCGCCCATACCCTGTTCGGCGTGGAAAGCGCCCTGATGGGCCTTTATCTTCAGTGCGGCAGGAAGAGACGTCCTGCTTCGGGCGGCCTCCTTATGGAGGAGCCTCTGAGGATTCCCGTCAACGCCCTTTTTATCCCTGAAGCGGCAGCGGGCCGTCTGGACATGCAGATTCGGAAGCTCAAAGACAGCGGGGCTGCAACTGTTAAGATCAAAATCGGCAGGCTTCCGGCAGAGGAGGAAATCCGGCAGATCCGCAGGCTTGCGGGTGGGATGGGGCCGGGGATCGCCCTGCGCCTGGACGGCAACCGGAATCTGACGCCTGCGGTGTACCGGAACTATTTCGAGGCGCTGCGCGAGCTTCCTGTGGAGTATGTGGAAGAACCCCTGCCGGAGGAGGAGATGGGAAGGGCGGGCGATGTTCCCTGGCCGCTGGCCCTGGATGAATCCCTGGGGCGTGTTCTCGATCAGGAGGAACCGCGCCTGTCCGGACTGGCCCCGGCCGTCCGGGCGATCATTCTGAAGCCCGGGCGACTCATGGGATTGCATGCCTTTGCCCGGCTTGTCCGGGAAGCGGAAAAAACCGGCATCCGGACTATCCTCAGCTCCGCCTTCAATACCGGTGTGACCCTGGCTGTCCTGGGCGTTTTTGCCAGCCTTGCCGGTCTTCGATCCGAAACGGCCCACGGGCTGGATACGCTGCGGTATCTCTCCGCCGACATCCTGCTGCCATCTCCGGAAATTTCCCGTGGGAAACTGGAAATCCCCGGCAGGCTGCTGTTCGGAGGGGCGTCGATGAACGAAAACTGCATCCGGGAGAAAGTCCGATGA
- the trkA gene encoding Trk system potassium transporter TrkA has protein sequence MRIIIVGAGEVGSHLSESLSLEGHEVVLIDRNTERIRYLEKKLDVLTIVGNGASAQVLEHGGIKDTDLFIAVTDIDEVNLVASILAREYHVKHRVARVRNEEFLSPGSPLNETRLGLDLLINPDRVMAEEILRLVDLSEAFDFFEFADGQVVLLGYRIKENNPICGLTMQELGEIRGIYDFVIVSILRGNQALIPRGPDVIEAGDSIYLTARRSEIPNVEYLLNLSSKAPKRIFIIGGGRVGSLVARQMESRRVDVRLVEKDSDRCQKLSEVLEKTILLNLDGMDSRELLEEGIDRADLVIAVTGDDDVNILSSLLAKHHGTAKCITRIDRPDFIPLLEKLGVDMALSPRLLAAGTILKFVRRGSIRAVANILRVDAEVLEMVVPDKPHFRQQPIRKLRFPDRAIMGAVVRKDRVLIPTGDTILEPKDDVIIFALHDAIPEVELFFEP, from the coding sequence ATGCGGATCATTATTGTCGGAGCTGGAGAGGTGGGTTCCCATCTGAGTGAGAGTCTCTCCCTCGAAGGCCATGAGGTTGTGCTGATCGATCGGAACACGGAACGGATCCGGTATCTGGAAAAGAAGCTGGACGTGCTGACCATTGTCGGAAACGGCGCTTCGGCGCAGGTTCTGGAGCACGGAGGCATCAAGGATACCGACCTCTTCATCGCCGTAACCGATATCGATGAAGTCAATCTGGTGGCTTCCATCCTCGCCCGGGAATACCATGTGAAACATCGCGTGGCCCGTGTCCGCAACGAGGAATTCCTTTCCCCGGGGTCTCCGCTCAATGAAACTCGATTGGGTCTGGATCTGCTCATCAATCCGGACCGGGTCATGGCCGAGGAAATCCTGAGGCTTGTCGATCTCTCCGAGGCCTTCGATTTCTTTGAATTTGCCGACGGCCAGGTGGTTCTGTTGGGATACCGCATCAAGGAAAATAATCCGATCTGTGGCCTGACCATGCAGGAACTCGGGGAAATCCGAGGAATCTACGATTTCGTGATCGTTTCCATCCTTCGGGGCAATCAGGCATTGATCCCGCGCGGCCCCGATGTCATCGAGGCCGGCGACAGCATCTACCTGACAGCCCGTCGTTCGGAAATCCCCAACGTGGAGTACCTCCTGAATCTTTCCAGCAAGGCCCCCAAACGGATTTTCATCATTGGAGGCGGACGGGTGGGTTCTCTGGTGGCCCGGCAGATGGAAAGCCGTCGGGTCGATGTCCGCCTCGTCGAGAAGGATTCTGACCGCTGCCAGAAGTTATCCGAGGTTTTAGAAAAAACCATTCTTCTGAATCTGGACGGCATGGATTCAAGAGAATTGCTGGAAGAGGGCATTGACCGCGCCGACCTGGTCATTGCCGTCACCGGCGATGACGATGTAAATATCCTGTCAAGCCTGCTGGCAAAGCACCATGGCACGGCCAAGTGCATAACCCGCATCGACCGCCCGGACTTCATCCCTCTGCTGGAAAAACTGGGGGTCGACATGGCCCTGAGCCCCAGACTGCTCGCCGCCGGCACCATTCTGAAGTTCGTGAGGCGCGGCTCAATTCGCGCGGTGGCCAACATCCTGAGAGTCGATGCGGAAGTTCTGGAAATGGTCGTGCCCGACAAGCCGCATTTCCGGCAACAGCCGATCAGGAAATTAAGGTTCCCCGACAGAGCGATCATGGGGGCGGTCGTCCGCAAAGACCGGGTGCTGATTCCCACCGGCGACACGATTCTGGAACCGAAGGATGATGTCATCATCTTTGCTCTCCACGATGCGATTCCGGAAGTGGAACTCTTCTTCGAGCCATGA
- a CDS encoding TrkH family potassium uptake protein codes for MKTGTVLHILGGLLLFLSAALLIPTPFSYYYQDGQIASFLWSALITALAGFLLRSLFVPEGDLGFRDGFAIVTLGWLGAAFFGALPFHFSGEFSGFLDCFFESMSGFTTTGSSVLEKVEVLAPSTHFWRTFIQWLGGMGIIVLSLAILPVLGIGGMQLFQAEVPGPTKDRLSPRIRDTARILWAVYLLLTLFETGLLMAGGLSAFDALCHSFATLATGGFSLYTPSIGKFNSLWVECVVAFFMFAAGVNFTLHYYVMQGRGSAYWKSDEFRFYLFLTLLATALLTVFNFAGKAYGSLGESLRYSLFQVCSIMTTTGFATADFDQWPYVSRFLLVCLMFFGGCAGSTAGGIKHVRVLLLWRHFRLQVFQLLHPKAVKAVKLDGTKVAPAVMQAVLGFFFLYIGVFASASMAVCAQGVDLITAVSAVATTLNNIGPGLGGVGPMANFGNLPDFSKLVLSVCMLVGRLELFTVMVLLFPSFWKETRKPLWFWQRKKLK; via the coding sequence ATGAAAACCGGGACGGTCCTGCACATCCTCGGCGGATTGCTGCTGTTTCTGTCGGCCGCCCTCCTTATTCCCACCCCGTTCAGTTATTATTATCAGGACGGCCAGATCGCCTCTTTTCTCTGGTCGGCCCTGATCACCGCTCTTGCCGGTTTCCTGCTGCGCAGCCTTTTCGTCCCGGAAGGCGACCTGGGTTTTCGGGACGGATTTGCCATTGTCACCCTCGGATGGCTGGGAGCTGCCTTTTTCGGCGCCCTGCCCTTTCACTTCTCCGGGGAATTTTCGGGCTTTCTGGATTGTTTTTTTGAATCCATGTCCGGCTTCACCACCACCGGCTCTTCGGTCCTGGAAAAAGTGGAGGTGCTGGCTCCCAGTACTCACTTCTGGCGAACCTTCATTCAGTGGCTGGGAGGCATGGGAATCATCGTCCTTTCTCTGGCCATCCTGCCCGTCCTGGGCATCGGGGGAATGCAGCTTTTTCAGGCGGAGGTTCCAGGACCTACCAAGGACCGCCTCTCACCCCGGATCCGCGATACGGCGCGGATACTCTGGGCGGTGTATCTTCTCCTGACCCTTTTTGAAACAGGGCTGCTCATGGCCGGGGGGCTCTCGGCATTCGATGCCCTTTGCCACTCCTTTGCCACTCTGGCCACCGGGGGATTTTCCCTGTACACTCCCAGTATCGGCAAGTTCAACAGTCTGTGGGTGGAATGCGTGGTGGCGTTCTTCATGTTTGCCGCGGGCGTCAATTTCACCCTCCATTATTACGTTATGCAGGGACGGGGTTCCGCCTATTGGAAAAGCGATGAGTTCCGTTTTTACCTTTTCCTGACCCTGCTGGCCACGGCCCTGCTCACCGTTTTCAACTTTGCGGGCAAAGCCTACGGGAGCCTTGGGGAAAGCCTTCGCTACAGCCTTTTCCAGGTCTGTTCAATCATGACCACCACCGGGTTTGCCACAGCTGATTTTGACCAATGGCCTTATGTGTCCAGGTTTCTGCTTGTCTGCCTGATGTTTTTCGGAGGGTGTGCCGGCTCGACGGCAGGTGGGATTAAGCATGTGCGGGTTCTGCTCCTTTGGAGGCACTTCAGATTACAGGTGTTCCAGTTGCTGCACCCCAAGGCGGTCAAGGCCGTCAAACTGGACGGGACAAAAGTCGCCCCGGCGGTCATGCAGGCCGTCCTGGGTTTCTTTTTCCTCTATATTGGCGTGTTTGCCTCGGCCAGTATGGCGGTCTGCGCCCAGGGCGTGGATTTGATCACCGCCGTCAGCGCCGTGGCCACCACCCTGAACAACATCGGCCCGGGCCTGGGCGGAGTTGGTCCCATGGCGAATTTCGGAAACCTGCCCGACTTCTCCAAACTGGTCCTGTCCGTCTGCATGCTGGTCGGCCGGCTTGAGTTGTTCACCGTGATGGTCCTCCTTTTCCCCTCCTTCTGGAAGGAAACCCGGAAACCGCTCTGGTTCTGGCAAAGGAAGAAATTAAAGTAA
- a CDS encoding ammonia-forming cytochrome c nitrite reductase subunit c552 → MINKKILSAGIAVVILLVLVVGARVWLFQPEDQIKGVSIPEGVHDPAEWGKFYPLEYRSYLKNREMAPSPTGFGGSEKVQKALMEPANLMNFKGYGFSKDYTEDRGHPYAVEDLRETKRVTPKTTGACMTCKTAQLGDIFREKGWAYAKMPLAELLPLLKHPITCSNCHDPKTMNLRVMNPAFIEAMAKRGIDVSKASNKEMRSYVCGQCHVEYYFEPETFHVVFPWGKGLQPEQIYDYYAAKPAGFVQDWVHPDSQTKMIKAQHPDFETWSTGTHGMAGVACADCHMPFMRDGGRKYSSHWVTSPMRTVEASCRTCHTQTEAWLLSRVKTTQGHVWDMQRRAGTTVSQAHEAIARAAAAADVKGEELDKARELLRRAQWYWDIVSAENSMGFHNPSQVLNTLGRSVDLAHQAIATANRATVGAGRK, encoded by the coding sequence ATGATTAATAAAAAGATCTTATCTGCCGGAATTGCGGTTGTCATTCTGCTTGTCCTGGTTGTCGGGGCACGTGTCTGGCTTTTTCAACCTGAGGACCAGATCAAGGGGGTAAGCATCCCTGAAGGCGTCCATGACCCGGCGGAATGGGGGAAATTCTATCCCCTGGAATACCGGAGTTATTTGAAGAATCGGGAAATGGCTCCTTCTCCGACAGGTTTCGGCGGAAGTGAGAAGGTTCAGAAGGCGCTCATGGAGCCGGCGAATCTCATGAACTTCAAGGGGTATGGGTTCAGTAAGGATTATACGGAGGATCGTGGTCATCCCTATGCCGTAGAGGATCTCCGGGAAACGAAACGCGTGACGCCGAAGACCACCGGGGCCTGCATGACCTGCAAGACAGCCCAGCTCGGAGATATCTTCAGGGAAAAGGGATGGGCCTATGCGAAGATGCCCCTGGCGGAACTCCTTCCCCTCCTGAAGCATCCGATCACGTGCAGCAATTGCCATGATCCGAAGACGATGAACCTGCGCGTCATGAATCCGGCTTTCATCGAGGCCATGGCCAAAAGGGGCATCGACGTCAGTAAGGCCTCCAATAAGGAGATGCGCAGCTATGTCTGCGGCCAGTGCCATGTGGAATACTATTTCGAGCCGGAGACATTTCATGTCGTGTTTCCGTGGGGTAAGGGACTTCAGCCTGAACAGATTTACGACTATTATGCCGCAAAGCCTGCCGGATTCGTCCAGGACTGGGTGCATCCCGATTCCCAGACCAAGATGATCAAGGCCCAGCATCCTGATTTCGAGACCTGGAGTACCGGGACGCACGGAATGGCGGGTGTGGCCTGCGCGGACTGCCATATGCCCTTCATGAGAGACGGTGGGCGGAAATATTCAAGCCACTGGGTGACAAGTCCCATGCGGACCGTGGAAGCATCCTGCCGAACCTGTCATACACAGACCGAAGCCTGGCTTTTGTCCCGGGTGAAGACGACGCAGGGCCATGTCTGGGATATGCAGCGGAGGGCGGGAACCACGGTGAGTCAGGCCCACGAGGCGATTGCCAGGGCCGCGGCTGCGGCCGACGTCAAGGGGGAAGAACTGGATAAGGCCCGGGAACTGCTCCGCCGGGCTCAGTGGTACTGGGATATCGTGTCGGCGGAAAACAGCATGGGGTTTCATAATCCCTCCCAGGTATTGAATACCCTTGGCCGGTCCGTCGATCTGGCCCATCAGGCAATTGCCACAGCGAATCGGGCTACGGTAGGTGCCGGGAGGAAATAA
- a CDS encoding cytochrome c3 family protein, translating to MGTHRKTISLLAAGILAGVVLAVLTAAGYHYAGSTEFCASCHSMGDAHREWQHSMHKSFACIECHMPDAGAFTRFTYKAKAGLLDFYHESLKDYPAAISLSEEGRKIAEGNCLRCHRATVENTFMIRQPPGNCTACHRDLVHGQGIPTGRAVP from the coding sequence ATGGGTACACACAGGAAAACGATATCCCTTCTTGCCGCCGGTATTCTCGCGGGGGTCGTTCTTGCCGTCCTGACGGCAGCCGGCTATCATTACGCGGGAAGCACGGAATTCTGTGCGAGCTGTCACAGCATGGGCGATGCTCATCGGGAATGGCAGCATTCCATGCATAAATCGTTCGCCTGCATCGAATGCCACATGCCGGATGCGGGCGCCTTTACCAGATTCACCTATAAAGCCAAAGCGGGTCTGCTGGACTTTTATCACGAAAGCCTGAAGGATTACCCGGCGGCGATTTCGCTGTCCGAAGAAGGCAGGAAAATTGCCGAGGGGAACTGCCTGCGCTGCCATCGGGCTACAGTGGAGAACACTTTTATGATCCGGCAGCCTCCGGGAAACTGTACCGCCTGTCACCGCGACCTTGTTCATGGTCAGGGAATTCCAACAGGGAGGGCTGTACCATGA
- the hcp gene encoding hydroxylamine reductase, which yields MFCFQCEQTAGGTGCTKGGVCGKTPEVAALQDLLIYELKGLSLGALEADKVGIHDEEVDRFTVEALFSTLTNVDFDPDRFVVLLNQGVKLREQLREKVKKAGGKADIADESALFQPAATLEGLVAQGDKVGIKSDHQADPDVLALKELLIYGIKGGAAYADHARILGKTDAAITRFLYEALAATRNAALGVNDLVSLVLKCGEINLKTMELLDAAHTEAYGHPVPTAVPLGAKKGKAILVSGHDLKDLDELLQQTAGKGINVYTHGEMLPTHGYPGLKKHPHFYGHYGTAWQNQKKEFAAFPGAILMTTNCIQKPAESYQDNIFTAGLVGWPGVTHIADRNFTPVIEKALALHGFPEDVPGKSVLVGFGRNAVLGVADKVIEGVKSKAIRHFFLVAGCDGAKPGRNYYTEFVEKVPKDCVVLTLACGKFRFFDKDLGDIGGIPRLLDIGQCNDAYSAIAIAGALANAFGCGVNDLPLSMVLSWYEQKAVAILLTLLHLGIRDIRLGPSLPAFVTPNILNVLVQNFNIMPISTPDEDLKAILG from the coding sequence ATGTTTTGTTTTCAATGTGAGCAGACGGCAGGTGGAACAGGATGCACGAAAGGCGGCGTATGCGGGAAAACGCCGGAAGTGGCGGCTCTGCAGGATCTTCTGATCTACGAGCTGAAGGGGCTGTCCCTGGGCGCCCTCGAAGCGGACAAAGTCGGTATCCACGACGAGGAAGTCGACCGCTTTACGGTTGAAGCGCTCTTTTCCACCCTGACCAATGTGGATTTCGATCCCGACCGTTTCGTCGTTCTTCTGAACCAGGGTGTGAAGCTTCGCGAACAGCTCAGGGAAAAAGTGAAAAAAGCCGGAGGAAAGGCTGACATCGCCGACGAGTCAGCGCTTTTCCAGCCTGCGGCGACGCTGGAGGGCCTGGTCGCCCAGGGCGATAAAGTGGGCATCAAATCCGATCATCAGGCCGATCCCGATGTGCTGGCCCTGAAGGAACTCCTCATCTACGGCATCAAGGGGGGCGCGGCCTACGCCGATCATGCCCGCATCCTCGGGAAAACCGATGCGGCAATAACGCGGTTTCTCTACGAAGCCCTGGCCGCTACGCGCAATGCAGCACTGGGAGTCAACGATCTGGTTTCCCTCGTGCTGAAATGCGGGGAGATCAACCTCAAGACCATGGAACTCCTCGACGCCGCCCACACGGAAGCCTATGGACACCCCGTTCCCACCGCCGTTCCCCTGGGGGCAAAGAAAGGGAAAGCCATCCTCGTTTCCGGACACGATCTCAAGGATCTGGATGAACTCCTGCAACAGACCGCCGGAAAGGGGATCAACGTCTACACCCATGGAGAGATGCTCCCCACTCACGGTTATCCGGGGCTGAAGAAGCATCCCCATTTCTACGGCCATTACGGGACGGCCTGGCAGAACCAGAAAAAGGAATTTGCCGCCTTCCCGGGCGCCATCCTCATGACGACCAACTGCATCCAGAAACCCGCGGAGTCCTACCAGGACAACATCTTCACCGCCGGACTCGTGGGATGGCCGGGGGTCACCCATATCGCCGACCGGAACTTCACTCCCGTAATCGAGAAAGCCCTGGCCCTGCACGGATTTCCGGAAGATGTTCCCGGGAAATCGGTATTAGTCGGTTTCGGCAGGAATGCCGTTCTCGGCGTGGCCGACAAGGTCATCGAAGGCGTGAAGAGCAAGGCCATCCGCCATTTCTTCCTGGTTGCGGGCTGCGACGGCGCCAAGCCGGGACGGAACTACTACACGGAGTTCGTGGAAAAGGTTCCGAAGGACTGCGTGGTCCTTACCCTGGCCTGCGGAAAATTCCGCTTCTTCGACAAGGATCTGGGAGACATCGGCGGCATTCCCCGGCTGCTCGACATCGGCCAGTGCAATGACGCCTACTCGGCCATCGCCATCGCCGGGGCGCTCGCCAACGCCTTCGGCTGCGGGGTGAACGACCTGCCCCTGTCCATGGTTCTCTCCTGGTACGAGCAGAAGGCCGTGGCCATCCTCCTGACCCTGCTCCATCTTGGAATTCGGGATATCCGGCTGGGGCCCAGTCTTCCGGCCTTCGTCACCCCCAACATCCTGAACGTCCTGGTGCAGAACTTCAACATCATGCCCATATCGACACCTGACGAGGATCTGAAAGCGATCCTCGGTTAA
- a CDS encoding cupin domain-containing protein, whose protein sequence is MEGEKKEKEKGIPFNLDAEVAYADGSIVSKTLLNRDVGNITLFSFDAGQGLSEHTAPFDAVVYILDGEAKITLSGKPHVVSAGNMLIMPAEAPHSLMAEKPFKMLLIMIRG, encoded by the coding sequence ATGGAAGGAGAGAAAAAAGAAAAAGAGAAGGGAATCCCCTTCAACCTGGATGCCGAGGTCGCTTACGCGGACGGATCCATCGTCAGCAAAACCCTTCTGAACAGGGATGTCGGCAATATCACGCTATTTTCCTTCGATGCCGGCCAGGGGTTGAGCGAACACACCGCCCCCTTTGACGCCGTCGTCTATATCCTGGACGGAGAAGCGAAGATTACCCTGTCGGGAAAACCGCACGTCGTTTCCGCGGGGAACATGCTGATCATGCCCGCCGAAGCTCCCCATTCCCTCATGGCGGAAAAGCCGTTCAAGATGCTGCTGATCATGATTCGGGGATAA
- a CDS encoding DUF6448 family protein — MSLLVIMVTSIVLGIYSFAAAHCDTLDGPVIQDARKALETKDVTPILKWVKQKDEKAVHATFAKALNAKGKKNADAAEIKFFETLVRIHRAGEGAPFTGLKPAGEVEPAIAEADKALASGSSDALVRLITDDVAVGIKRRYERAAATYKHKDESVEQGREFVEAYVEFTHYVERLHLDATGKGAHDQHNEGSKQPADEHHTSDVRKHGK; from the coding sequence ATGTCTTTGCTCGTCATTATGGTAACGTCAATAGTTCTAGGAATTTACAGCTTTGCCGCCGCTCACTGTGATACGTTGGATGGGCCGGTCATTCAAGACGCCCGTAAGGCGCTGGAGACCAAAGATGTAACGCCGATCCTTAAGTGGGTAAAACAAAAAGATGAAAAAGCTGTTCATGCGACCTTTGCCAAGGCGCTGAATGCCAAGGGCAAGAAAAATGCTGATGCGGCGGAGATAAAATTCTTTGAAACACTTGTCAGGATCCATCGAGCTGGCGAAGGTGCGCCCTTTACCGGACTGAAGCCTGCAGGCGAAGTGGAACCAGCCATTGCGGAAGCAGACAAAGCCTTGGCAAGTGGCTCCTCCGATGCACTGGTAAGATTGATCACTGATGATGTTGCCGTCGGTATCAAGAGGCGTTATGAGCGTGCAGCGGCCACGTACAAACACAAGGATGAAAGTGTGGAGCAAGGTCGCGAATTTGTTGAAGCTTACGTAGAGTTTACTCATTATGTGGAACGACTTCATCTCGATGCAACCGGCAAGGGAGCGCATGACCAACATAATGAAGGTTCGAAACAGCCTGCCGATGAGCATCATACGTCTGACGTTCGCAAGCACGGCAAGTAG
- a CDS encoding cupin domain-containing protein — MMESINLREKEMFKKEGRGMAKVIDEPYLLMNQVCLEPGQNVPVHQANSNVTIHVVSGEGTFSVGKEKIKVGQGNLLRVPLTSAMSIQNDSPERLVFLVIKTPHPDTVRKT; from the coding sequence ATGATGGAAAGTATAAATCTTAGAGAGAAAGAGATGTTTAAAAAGGAAGGCCGGGGAATGGCCAAAGTGATCGATGAGCCGTATCTGCTTATGAATCAGGTCTGCCTGGAACCGGGGCAGAATGTCCCGGTGCATCAGGCCAATTCCAATGTGACCATTCATGTGGTCTCCGGCGAAGGTACGTTTTCCGTCGGCAAGGAAAAAATTAAAGTCGGTCAGGGAAACCTCCTCCGGGTTCCTCTAACCTCCGCCATGAGCATCCAAAATGACTCCCCGGAACGTCTTGTCTTTCTCGTCATCAAAACCCCCCATCCGGATACCGTGAGAAAGACTTGA
- a CDS encoding TolC family protein — translation MFLILMLLTCSSVLAESGQWQNAGDVRIFTLSDIIHHAMINSPTIKQAESNVAVEQANLKAAKSERFPKIELGGGGARYHYPTPVTPISGSPLAGVPFPEFSETIYDVGAFLHLPLYKGGRLVRNVELSELRGAAAADLLVAKRQDLIYNLTSVYYKILQLNSFMQSTEAQVRGLETHQRQVEDFFKAGKVAQVELLKAQVEVAKARENFLLAENSLKTTYELLRMLMGMEDPGQEFRIAGEPGYRKIDYSLEQALAEALKRRPEYLSVLKTMQAGEERVEIAKARRLPYVYLAGQYVETTGTSVDLKENWNAALRLSLPLFDGGLITAEIDREKAELEKVKQNERFLRLEINQEVKETFLSLENAEKRMEVASKAMESAKENLRVEELKYRKGASTTTNVVDAQTNLVLVETGYYQALYDRDIAIAGVRRAVGEDLSGEEQSK, via the coding sequence ATGTTTCTTATTCTTATGCTCCTGACCTGCAGCAGCGTCCTGGCAGAGTCGGGGCAATGGCAAAACGCAGGTGATGTCAGGATTTTTACTCTTTCCGATATTATCCACCACGCAATGATTAACAGTCCGACCATTAAACAGGCAGAAAGCAATGTGGCCGTGGAACAGGCTAACTTAAAGGCTGCAAAATCCGAGAGATTTCCGAAAATCGAGTTGGGCGGGGGGGGCGCCCGGTATCACTACCCCACTCCCGTTACACCGATAAGCGGCTCACCTCTGGCGGGAGTGCCATTTCCCGAATTCAGTGAGACCATTTACGATGTCGGTGCTTTTCTTCACCTACCCCTCTATAAAGGTGGGAGACTGGTTCGCAATGTAGAACTGTCAGAATTGCGAGGGGCTGCTGCCGCCGATCTGCTGGTGGCCAAACGCCAGGATCTTATCTACAACCTCACGAGTGTTTACTATAAGATTCTCCAACTCAACTCCTTTATGCAATCGACAGAAGCACAGGTCAGGGGATTGGAGACGCATCAGCGCCAGGTTGAGGATTTTTTCAAGGCGGGAAAGGTGGCGCAGGTGGAGCTCTTGAAAGCGCAAGTCGAGGTGGCAAAAGCCAGGGAAAACTTCCTCTTGGCGGAAAACAGCCTGAAGACGACTTACGAGCTATTGCGAATGCTCATGGGGATGGAAGATCCGGGACAGGAGTTTCGGATCGCCGGAGAGCCAGGTTACAGGAAGATCGATTACTCGTTGGAACAGGCCCTCGCTGAGGCGTTGAAGAGAAGACCGGAGTATCTGTCCGTGTTGAAGACAATGCAGGCCGGAGAGGAGCGCGTTGAAATAGCGAAAGCCCGGAGGCTTCCCTACGTATACCTGGCTGGCCAGTACGTTGAGACGACGGGCACCTCTGTCGACCTTAAAGAAAACTGGAACGCCGCACTGCGGCTTTCTCTTCCTCTTTTTGACGGAGGCCTCATCACCGCCGAAATCGACCGCGAGAAGGCTGAACTCGAAAAAGTGAAACAGAACGAGCGATTCCTGCGACTCGAGATCAACCAGGAGGTCAAAGAGACGTTCTTGAGTCTCGAAAACGCTGAAAAACGCATGGAAGTAGCCTCGAAGGCGATGGAATCGGCAAAGGAAAATCTGCGAGTTGAGGAACTGAAGTACAGAAAGGGTGCCAGTACCACCACCAATGTGGTTGACGCCCAGACGAATCTCGTACTGGTCGAGACGGGATATTACCAAGCCCTTTATGACCGGGATATTGCAATTGCCGGAGTGCGCAGGGCGGTCGGAGAAGACCTTTCCGGGGAGGAACAGTCGAAATGA